One Helianthus annuus cultivar XRQ/B chromosome 12, HanXRQr2.0-SUNRISE, whole genome shotgun sequence genomic region harbors:
- the LOC110894969 gene encoding probable zinc metalloprotease EGY2, chloroplastic, with amino-acid sequence MGLVLRRKTYKVAKLSQLTHPNRSPPPAAAALRRSPPPAAGHHRRDPAHIRVSLVRVTSIRSLNLGVSTGYLVTEGISKPPMVDVLFRPNPTRFNTYQKNHFDHYPSCPPIHLFCHLRYLALYVRRLLNVCLWQIGSFGAITRILSIVPNRELLLKIAAAGPFTGFSLGLVLLILGFYLPSTVVVDASVFHKSFLVGGIAKLLFGDVLKEGAMITVNPLVIWAWAGLLINGINSIPAGELDGGRISSAIWGRKAAYRLSAASIVLLGLLSLQDDVAFYWVVLIFFLQHGPIAPLAEEISEPDNKYVALGILVLVMSLLVCLPYPFPLTTGAITSL; translated from the exons ATGGGTCTTGTTTTGAGAAGAAAAACATACAAGGTAGCAAAACTCTCTCAACTCACACACCCAAACCGGTCACCACCGCCCGCCGCCGCCGCTCTCCGCCGGTCGCCGCCGCCCGCCGCCGGTCACCACCGCCGAGACCCGGCTCACATTCGCGTATCTCTCGTTCGTGTAACTAGCATTcgttcgttgaacctcggtgtctcaaccGGTTATTTAGTAACCGAAGGTATATCTAAACCCCCTATGGTTGATGTTCTATTTCGT CCCAACCCGACCCGTTTCAACACATaccaaaaaaaccattttgaccATTACCCAAGCTGCCCGCCCATCCATCTGTTTTGCCACCTCCGATACTTAGCTTTATACGTGAGGCGCTTACTAAACGTATGTTTGTGGCAGATAGGCTCTTTTGGTGCAATAACACGGATTCTAAGCATTGTACCAAATCGTGAGCTTCTTCTTAAGATCGCAGCAGCAGGACCTTTCACGGGCTTTTCATTGGGCCTTGTTCTTTTGATTTTGGGCTTTTACTTACCATCAACCGTTGTTGTTGATGCTTCGGTATTTCACAAATCATTTCTTGTTGGTGGGATAG CAAAACTGCTGTTTGGTGATGTTCTTAAAGAAGGAGCAATGATAACTGTGAATCCGTTGGTGATTTGGGCTTGGGCTGGGCTTCTCATCAATGGAATCAACAGCATCCCTGCAGGCGAGCTAGATGGTGGTCGAATTTCTTCTGCTATATGGGGTCGAAAG GCTGCATACCGATTATCAGCTGCTTCTATCGTGTTGCTGGGGCTATTGTCATTACAGGATGACGTGGCGTTTTATTGGGTAGTTTTGATATTCTTTTTACAACACGGGCCGATTGCTCCACTGGCTGAAGAAATAAGCGAGCCCGATAACAAGTATGTTGCATTAGGAATCTTAGTTTTAGTGATGAGTTTACTAGTTTGTTTGCCTTACCCCTTCCCTCTCACAACTGGAGCAATTACAAGTCTTTAG
- the LOC110894968 gene encoding syntaxin-31 isoform X1, producing MASAGAYTFRDRTPEFRSLFDTLKKFGRTTSSAAVSGGSHHQTDPSTSSKLLPASSSSFQSNFNKKASRIGLGVHETLKKISRLANLSKKSSIFDDPLKEIQELTALIKNDITALNVAVSDLQTLQNMEMADGNYSEDRVVHSTAVCDDLKNKLMGATKKFQDVLTARTENIKAHENRRQIFSTNITRENPLRQQQTKTMMEPPPWSSPSKSSGNLQQSESSGNGVQVGNQLRRRLAPDGTPSSSQQMGASMLQQVVPQQENFTQNRAVALQSVESTITELSGIFTNLATMVAHQGELAIRIDDNMEETLSHVEGARGALLKHLNQISSNRWLIIKIFFILIIFLIIFLFFLA from the exons ATGGCGTCAGCCGGAGCTTACACCTTCCGGGACCGTACACCTGAATTCCGATCTCTATTCGACACATTGAAAAAATTCGGTAGAACAACATCATCAGCTGCCGTTTCAGGTGGATCACATCACCAAACCGATCCATCTACATCCTCTAAACTACTTCcagcatcttcttcttcatttcaaTCCAATTTCAATAAGAAAGCTTCTCGTATCGGATTAGGTGTCCATGAAACCCTAAAGAAAATCTCCAGACTCGCTAATC TGTCTAAGAAGTCTTCAATTTTTGATGATCCATTGAAGGAGATTCAAGAACTGACAGCCTTGATAAAGAATGATATAACTGCTCTAAATGTAGCTGTTTCTGATTTGCAAACACTTCAAAACATGGAGATGGCTGATGGTAATTATTCAGAAGATAGAGTTGTCCATTCTACTGCTGTTTGTGATGATTTAAAGAACAAACTCATGGGAGCTACAAAAAAATTCCAAGATGTGTTAACAGCAAGGACTGAG AACATTAAGGCTCATGAAAATAGGAGACAGATATTTTCTACGAATATAACAAGAGAAAATCCGTTAAGGCAGCAGCAAACAAAGACCATGATGGAGCCACCTCCTTGGTCGAGTCCGTCTAAATCATCTGGAAATCTACAACAATCTGA ATCTTCTGGAAATGGAGTACAAGTTGGCAACCAACTAAG ACGAAGATTAGCTCCTGATGGCACGCCTTCCAGTTCCCAACAAATGGGAGCATCCATGTTGCAGCAGGTTGTCCCACAACAAGAAAATTTCACTCAAAATCGTGCAGTTGCTCTCCAGAGTGTCGAGTCTACAATTACCGAACTGAGTGGGATATTCACAAATTTGGCTACAATGGTTGCCCACCAGGGGGAGCTAGCTATCAG GATTGATGACAACATGGAAGAAACATTGTCACATGTTGAAGGTGCTCGTGGAGCTCTTTTGAAGCATTTGAACCAGATATCATCAAACAGGTGGCTCATAatcaaaatattttttattttgataatatTTCTCATCATATTCCTATTCTTCCTGGCATAA
- the LOC110894968 gene encoding syntaxin-31 isoform X2 yields MASAGAYTFRDRTPEFRSLFDTLKKFGRTTSSAAVSGGSHHQTDPSTSSKLLPASSSSFQSNFNKKASRIGLGVHETLKKISRLANLSKKSSIFDDPLKEIQELTALIKNDITALNVAVSDLQTLQNMEMADGNYSEDRVVHSTAVCDDLKNKLMGATKKFQDVLTARTENIKAHENRRQIFSTNITRENPLRQQQTKTMMEPPPWSSPSKSSGNLQQSESSGNGVQVGNQLRRRLAPDGTPSSSQQMGASMLQQVVPQQENFTQNRAVALQSVESTITELSGIFTNLATMVAHQGELAIRMLYALKADFV; encoded by the exons ATGGCGTCAGCCGGAGCTTACACCTTCCGGGACCGTACACCTGAATTCCGATCTCTATTCGACACATTGAAAAAATTCGGTAGAACAACATCATCAGCTGCCGTTTCAGGTGGATCACATCACCAAACCGATCCATCTACATCCTCTAAACTACTTCcagcatcttcttcttcatttcaaTCCAATTTCAATAAGAAAGCTTCTCGTATCGGATTAGGTGTCCATGAAACCCTAAAGAAAATCTCCAGACTCGCTAATC TGTCTAAGAAGTCTTCAATTTTTGATGATCCATTGAAGGAGATTCAAGAACTGACAGCCTTGATAAAGAATGATATAACTGCTCTAAATGTAGCTGTTTCTGATTTGCAAACACTTCAAAACATGGAGATGGCTGATGGTAATTATTCAGAAGATAGAGTTGTCCATTCTACTGCTGTTTGTGATGATTTAAAGAACAAACTCATGGGAGCTACAAAAAAATTCCAAGATGTGTTAACAGCAAGGACTGAG AACATTAAGGCTCATGAAAATAGGAGACAGATATTTTCTACGAATATAACAAGAGAAAATCCGTTAAGGCAGCAGCAAACAAAGACCATGATGGAGCCACCTCCTTGGTCGAGTCCGTCTAAATCATCTGGAAATCTACAACAATCTGA ATCTTCTGGAAATGGAGTACAAGTTGGCAACCAACTAAG ACGAAGATTAGCTCCTGATGGCACGCCTTCCAGTTCCCAACAAATGGGAGCATCCATGTTGCAGCAGGTTGTCCCACAACAAGAAAATTTCACTCAAAATCGTGCAGTTGCTCTCCAGAGTGTCGAGTCTACAATTACCGAACTGAGTGGGATATTCACAAATTTGGCTACAATGGTTGCCCACCAGGGGGAGCTAGCTATCAG GATGTTGTATGCATTGAAAGCAGACTTTGTATAG